The following are encoded together in the Equus quagga isolate Etosha38 chromosome 1, UCLA_HA_Equagga_1.0, whole genome shotgun sequence genome:
- the SMIM41 gene encoding small integral membrane protein 41 — protein MNGSQADAGAQAAWLSSCCNQSGAPPEPPEGPRALQAAVLGVLSLLVLCGVLFLGGGLLLRAQGLAALPTRERRASREAEPGGASGGDDDS, from the coding sequence ATGAACGGCTCTCAGGCGGACGCCGGGGCCCAAGCCGCCTGGCTGAGCTCCTGCTGCAACCAGTCGGGGGCGCCACCGGAGCCCCCCGAGGGGCCGCGCGCCTTGCAGGCGGCGGTGCTGGGCGTGCTGTCGCTGCTCGTGCTCTGCGGGGTCCTGTTCCTGGGCGGCGGCCTCCTGCTCCGCGCGCAGGGCCTAGCCGCGCTGCCCACCCGCGAGCGGCGCGCGTCCCGCGAGGCTGAGCCCGGCGGCGCCAGCGGGGGCGACGACGACTCGTAG